In Epinephelus lanceolatus isolate andai-2023 chromosome 16, ASM4190304v1, whole genome shotgun sequence, one DNA window encodes the following:
- the sdc3 gene encoding uncharacterized protein sdc3: MKLPWLLALTALLAHTATGQTWSPSIDDEGSTRDEFYDDEDLYSGSGSGFPEVSVRPTSAGVSFTTEEPLLLSTTQATSPAPSASPAAEPSPNPEDATTTPLPTEADGESGAFWERERELERERELERERDKEQERQRELEREKERERQLERERERERERERVREMEREREREREREREREREREREKERERQRERELERERELERIRAAAAQTTAAPRSPAAIPMVTTNPAISSAESAVPSAGSDDLSTTEEEEDVYLSPEPTAFFPGFDMDTTTEEDTSTTAETTPEPTTAAPTTTTAATTVKTRVPFKPRVPMTTATQAVQTERTTRAQQPTSTQEGNNEAGAAGPSGDFEIRDDRRNDLGRGIMPVDPDLISNTVDGGSSAAQLPQKNILERKEVLIAVIVGGVVGALFAAFLVMLLVYRMKKKDEGSYTLEEPKQATVTYQKPDKQEEFYA; encoded by the exons GGACAGACTTGGTCGCCGTCTATCGATGATGAAGGCTCGACGAGAGACGAGTTCTACGACGATGAGGACCTCTACTCAGGCTCTGGCTCTggct TTCCTGAGGTCAGTGTGAGGCCGACATCGGCGGGCGTGTCCTTCACGACAGAAGagcccctcctcctctccaccacCCAGGCCACCAGCCCCGCCCCCTCCGCCTCACCTGCAGCCGAGCCCAGCCCCAACCCAGAGGACGCCACCACCACCCCACTGCCCACTGAGGCCGATGGAGAGAGTGGTGCATTctgggaaagagagagggagcttgagagggagagggagttggagagggagagggataAAGAGCAGGAGCGTCAGAGGGAGctggagagggagaaggagagggagagacagctggagagggagcgggagagggaaagagagagggagcgggtccgagagatggagagagagagggagagggagagagagcgcgAGCGAGAGAGGGAACGTGAGAGAGAacgagagaaggagagagaaaggcagagagagcgtgagcttgaaagagagagagagctggagcGAATCAGGGCCGCCGCCGCGCAGACCACCGCCGCCCCACGATCTCCCGCTGCCATCCCCATGGTGACCACCAACCCAGCAATCAGCTCTGCAGAAAGCGCAGTGCCCTCTGCTGGTTCAGATGACCTGAGCAccactgaagaagaagaggacgtCTACCTGTCACCGGAACCCACTGCGTTTTTCCCGGGCTTCGACATGGACACCACCACAGAGGAAGACACGTCCACCACAGCAGAGACCACCCCTGAGCCcacgacagctgcacctaccACCACCACTGCCGCAACCACTGTCAAGACCAGGGTCCCCTTCAAGCCCAGGGTTCCCATGACGACAGCCACTCAGGCGGTGCAGACAGAGAGAACGACCCGCGCACAGCAGCCTACATCAACACAG gagggTAACAACGAGGCAGGAGCAGCAGGGCCGAGTGGAGATTTCGAGATCCGTGATGATCGGCGTAATGACCTTGGTCGAGGTATAATGCCAGTGGATCCTGATCTGATCAGTAACACGGTGGATGGAGGAAGCTCTGCTGCCCAGCTGCCACAGAAGAACATCCTGGAGAGAAAAGAAGTCTTAATAG CGGTGATAGTGGGAGGAGTCGTGGGCGCCTTGTTTGCCGCCTTCCTGGTGATGTTGCTGGTGTACAGGATGAAGAAGAAGGACGAGGGCAGCTACACACTGGAGGAACCCAAACAGGCAACCGTCACCTACCAGAAACCAGACAAGCAGGAGGAGTTTTACGCATAA